AGCATGGGATACTTCATATCTGCTCTATCTGCTAAGGAGATGATTGTTTTGTACTTTTTACCAAAAAACTCTACGCTTACCTTTATAGACGCCCTCTCTTGTAGCTTTCCATTTGAACTTCTTACTCTTTTTATAGAGTGAAGTGGCATAACTATTTTTTTGTCATGATATGCTTCATGAACCTCATCTTGAAGTGTAAAATGAACAAATCCTTCATCATCTACATATATATCATCGCAGTGCAAAGCGTTAGAGTCCGCACCCGTGTCTATCTTCGCGTCTAAATTGAAAAGCTCCAAATCCAAGATAGATATAACTTCTCTTCTGCCAATAATCTTCATCCTCGACCACCCACTATTTTCAAACTAATTTTTATAAAACTCACTCTTTATAGTTACTATTATATCCACATTGTTATAAATCTTAAACCTAAAGTATTTATATGATTTTTGTCATTTTAAGAGTATAATACTATCTTCATATACCACTCTTTTGGAGAGATTTTGAAACAATTATTTGCTTCTTTTTTAGCATTATCACTACTGTTTAGTTTGACCTATGCTGAAGACTTTGACTATCTTGATAAAAAAAACAACACTTGGCTTCAGGTATATAGCAACTCACTAAAAGCTCATAACTTAGATGATGAGATAAAGATTCTAAAAAACGAAATCCAAAGAGCAAGTGGCAAAAGAAAAGCTGAGCTTACTCAACTTCTAAAACTAAAAACTAGTAA
This sequence is a window from Sulfurimonas hongkongensis. Protein-coding genes within it:
- a CDS encoding ATP-dependent zinc protease family protein gives rise to the protein MKIIGRREVISILDLELFNLDAKIDTGADSNALHCDDIYVDDEGFVHFTLQDEVHEAYHDKKIVMPLHSIKRVRSSNGKLQERASIKVSVEFFGKKYKTIISLADRADMKYPMLIGRKFLSGKFLVDVSKEYIAKKDEKVKI